AATACATGTACTGGCTCCTGGAGCAGGCGGCAAAGCGCGCCAAGGCGAACGGCCGCAAGACCGTGCGCCGCCACGACTTCATGAGCTGAGCTGCCGTTCGGCCAGCGTCCGCTCTCGACACGGACGCTGGCCTGGCGCTCGCCGTCAGGGGGCGCTGGCTGCCTCGAGCACGCCGAAGCTGCCCTTGCGGAAGGAGACCAGGACCTTGCCGCCCTCAATGGCCAGAGCGCGTTCCATGG
This genomic stretch from Deltaproteobacteria bacterium harbors:
- a CDS encoding DUF1931 domain-containing protein — its product is MASKAKGVLKKAGCNTAGDAFAALNEYMYWLLEQAAKRAKANGRKTVRRHDFMS